A single genomic interval of Arachis duranensis cultivar V14167 chromosome 7, aradu.V14167.gnm2.J7QH, whole genome shotgun sequence harbors:
- the LOC107496691 gene encoding cysteine proteinase inhibitor, translating to MATLGGNRVVEGSQNSIEIQNLARFALEEHNKKSNSSLELVRVISAKEQVVAGSIYEITMVAKDGDEKKQVYEAKVLVKPWLNFKELQEFKLVTDDDNENDNAASVSRALI from the exons ATGGCTACACTAGGTGGCAATCGTGTGGTTGAAGGAAGCCAGAACAGCATTGAGATCCAGAACCTTGCTCGCTTTGCTCTTGaagaacataataaaaaatcg aattcaagcttggAGCTTGTGAGGGTGATAAGTGCAAAGGAGCAAGTAGTTGCTGGAAGCATATATGAAATAACTATGGTGGCAAAAGATGGTGATGAGAAGAAACAAGTTTATGAAGCCAAAGTGTTGGTGAAGCCATGGTTGAACTTCAAGGAGCTGCAAGAGTTCAAGCTTGTTACTGATGATGATAACGAAAATGATAATGCTGCTTCGGTGTCTAGAGCACTTATCTAG